In Deltaproteobacteria bacterium, a single genomic region encodes these proteins:
- a CDS encoding acetyl-CoA C-acyltransferase, whose amino-acid sequence MADDSRIPVIVDAIRTPIGRLRGALAPVRPDDLAAFAVRMIAERNPAAIEQVEDVVFGAANQAGEDNRNVARMAALLAGLPIEVPGVTVNRLCGSGMEAVLHASKGVIAGEGEVYVAGGVESMTRAPFVMPKADEAFARKAELFDTSLGWRMTNPAMQRLYPVEGLGETAENVAERYGVSREDQDAWALESHRKAAHAQDEGWFDDEIAPIEVPRGRDEEPLRVGADEGVRRDTTLAKLAKLQPAFRKGGTVTAGNSSSLNDGACALLVTSLAKARAFDLRPLARVVSWGHAGVHPGEMGIGPVPASRKALERAKLTAADIDVAELNEAFASQVLASMRALELDPERVNPQGGAIALGHPLGCSGARILTTLVYGLQRTRGRYGLATMCIGVGQGIACVIERL is encoded by the coding sequence ATGGCCGATGACTCCCGCATCCCCGTGATCGTCGACGCGATCCGCACCCCCATCGGTCGACTCCGCGGCGCGCTGGCGCCGGTGCGCCCCGATGATCTCGCCGCGTTCGCGGTGCGCATGATCGCCGAGCGCAATCCCGCGGCGATCGAGCAGGTCGAGGACGTGGTGTTCGGCGCGGCCAACCAAGCCGGCGAAGACAACCGCAACGTCGCGCGCATGGCCGCGTTGCTCGCCGGCCTGCCGATCGAGGTGCCGGGTGTCACCGTCAATCGCCTGTGTGGCTCGGGCATGGAGGCGGTGCTGCACGCCAGCAAGGGCGTCATCGCGGGCGAGGGCGAGGTCTACGTCGCCGGTGGCGTCGAGAGCATGACCCGCGCGCCGTTCGTGATGCCGAAGGCCGACGAAGCCTTCGCGCGCAAGGCCGAGCTGTTCGACACCTCGCTGGGCTGGCGCATGACGAACCCCGCGATGCAGCGGCTGTATCCGGTCGAGGGCCTCGGCGAGACCGCCGAGAACGTCGCCGAGCGCTACGGCGTGTCGCGCGAGGACCAGGACGCGTGGGCGCTCGAGTCCCATCGCAAGGCCGCGCACGCGCAGGACGAGGGCTGGTTCGACGACGAGATCGCACCGATCGAGGTGCCGCGCGGTCGCGACGAGGAGCCGCTGCGCGTCGGCGCCGACGAGGGCGTGCGCCGCGACACCACGCTGGCCAAGCTCGCGAAGCTGCAGCCGGCATTCCGCAAGGGCGGCACCGTGACCGCGGGCAACAGCTCGTCGCTCAACGATGGCGCGTGCGCGCTGCTCGTCACCTCGCTGGCCAAGGCCCGCGCGTTCGATCTGCGCCCGCTGGCGCGCGTGGTCTCGTGGGGGCACGCCGGCGTGCACCCGGGCGAGATGGGCATCGGCCCGGTGCCGGCCAGCCGCAAGGCGCTCGAGCGCGCCAAGCTGACGGCGGCCGACATCGACGTCGCCGAGCTCAACGAGGCCTTCGCGAGCCAGGTGCTGGCGTCGATGCGCGCGCTCGAGCTCGACCCGGAGCGCGTCAACCCGCAAGGCGGTGCGATCGCGCTGGGGCATCCGCTCGGCTGCTCGGGCGCCCGCATCCTCACCACGCTGGTCTACGGCCTGCAGCGCACCCGCGGCCG